From the genome of Phycicoccus duodecadis:
TGACCACCGGGGCTCCCGGGATGGCCTTGCCCTTCTTCTTCAGCCGCTCGTGGTAGGCCCGCTCGGCCGCAGAGCCCGGCGCCGGCATCCGGCGGATGACGTAGAACTGCTGCGTCATCGACCACACGTTGGTGGTGAACCAGTAGATGAGGACACCGATGGGGAAGTTGACACCGGAGACGGCGAAGACGACCGGGAAGATGTAGAGCAGCATCTTCTGCTGCTTCGCGAACGGGCTGTCGAGCGCCGACTGCGGCATGTTCTTGGTCATCAGCTGGCGCTGGGTGGTGAACGTCGTGGCCGACATCAGGACGATGAGCACGATCGTGACGATCTGGGTCGAGAGCCTGTCCGCCCCGAGGAAGTGGTCGGACAGCTGCGCCCCGAAGATCGAGGCCTTCTCGGCCTGGCTCGCGACCTGCTTGGTGATGGGCCCGATCGGGTCGGTCTCCCCCGTGGAGATCTTCTGGAGGCCGTTCAGCACGCGGAAGAGGCCGAAGAAGAACGGGGACTGCACCAGGATCGGCAGGCACGAGGAGAAGGGGTTGGTCCCCTCCTTCTTGTACAGGTCCATCGTCTCCTGCGTCATCGCCTGACGGGACTCGGGATCGGTCTTGCCCTTGTACTTCTTCTGGATCTTCTGCATCTCCGGCTGGATGAGCTGGAGCTTGCGCGAGGCCTTGATCTGCTTGACGAACAGCGGGATCATCGCCGCCCGCATCACGATCACCAGACCGACGATGGACAGCCCCCAGGTCCAGCCCGAGGCCTCGGGCATGCCGATGGCGGTGAGCGCTTGGTGGAAGCTGAACATGATCCAGGCGACGAGCCACTCGATCGGGGCCAGGATGCTGTTGAACAGATCGCCCATGGTGTCCTTCGACGGGCCGGCCGGAGCCGGCGGATGATGTCACCGCGGTGACGGGATGGTCAGATGTGGGACGAACCCGGGGCTGCCGGAGTTCCTGCGTAGGGCTTCGACCCGGTGGTGCCCGGCACCGGCCGGCCGGTGCCGGGGTCGCGGTCGGGCACGTGGTCGACGCCGCCGGCCGCCCACGGGTGGCAGCGCAGCAGCCGGGCCGCACCCATCCACCCGCCGCGCAGCGGGCCGAAACGCTCGATGGCCGTGACGGCGTAGGCCGAGCATGACGGGTAGTACCGGCAGGTCGGCGGCCGCAGCGGGCTGATGAAGCGCTGGTAGCCCTTGATGAGCACCAGCACCGGCCATGCCAGCAGCCGGCCGGGGCTCACGACGAACTCCCGAAGCGACCGATCACCCTGTGCCACAACGGGTTCAGCGCCGACTGGAGGTCGCCGAAGGTCGCGGCACCAGCCGCCGGGTTGGCCCGGACCACGACGTCGACCCCGGCGGGTGTGCCCCCGAGGAGTGGGACGACCAGCGAGCGGAGCCGGCGCTTGGTGCGGTTGCGCACCACGGCGTTGCCGACGGCCTTGGACACGACGAAACCGACCCGCGGCGGGGAATCCGCACGCGCGTCGGTTCGGGTGGCGTGGACCACGAGCAGCCGTGAGCCGGCGCGGACACTGCCGCGGCCGCGGGCTGCCGTCGCGAAGTCCGCCCGCTCACGCAGTCGGCTCGGCGCCGGCAGCACCGAGCGGCCTCAGGCCGAGAGCTCGGAGCGGCCCTTGCGACGACGGGCCGCGAGGATGGCGCGGCCCGCACGGGTCCGCATCCGGAGACGGAAGCCGTGGGTCTTGGCCCGGCGGCGGTTGTTGGGCTGGAAGGTCCGCTTGCTCACGATGATCTCTTTCGCGGTGGACGGGCCGGGAGGCCCGCGGGTCGGGGGTGCCTGATCGGCGGTCATCGGAGGCCCGGGAGCCCCGTGGTGGGGCGGCCGCGGGCAGGCGAAAAACGCCGACGAACAGACCGCATCACGGTACCCGAGCGGAGCGCCCCGACCAAACCCGTGCACCGGTTCGCCACGGGACCAGGAACCCTCTACCATCGCACGGAGCATCGGCGGATCCAGCGACGACACTCCGGGGAGCGCCCGCGCCGCGCCGAACCCACAACCTGTGGACAACCGTGTGGACGGATGACCCGTACACGGTGCCGCACGGCGACGATACGCGGAACGAGGACGGGAAACACGTGGCGGACAGGATGATGACCGAGCTGTGGACCGCCACACTCGAGGCCCTCGACGACGACGGCATCCCCGTCCAGCAGCGCGCGTTCCTGGGCCTGGCCCGGCTGGTCGGCCTGCTCGACGACACCGCCCTGATCGCGGTCCCCAACGACTTCACCAAGGACCAGGTCGAGACCCGGCTGCGCGACCGCGTCACTCACGTCCTCAGCGAGCGCCTCGGCCGTGACGTCCGCCTGGCCGTTACCGTCGACCCCTCGCTGGCCGACCTCCCGCTCGACGGCCGCGAGCCCGGTGCCGGGAGCGCCGCGGACGACGCCGCCGACCACAACGACCCGGGGCACGACCAGCGGGCCGCCGACCGGCGCCAGCAGATCCACGACCTCGAGCTCATCGACGACGACGAGAGCGGCGCCGGTCGCGACCACCACGGTCGTCCGGCCCTGGTCGAGGTCCCCGGGATGCGGCGCCCCCGGCCCGGCACCCAGGTGCCCGAGCAGGTCGAGCTGACCCGGCTGAACCCCAAGTACACCTTCGACACCTTCGTCATCGGCGCGTCCAACCGCTTCGCGCACGCGGCGGCGGTCGCGGTGGCCGAGGCGCCGGCCAAGGCGTACAACCCGCTCTTCGTCTACGGCGACTCCGGGCTGGGCAAGACCCACCTGCTACACGCCATCGGCCACTACGCCCGCGCGCTGTTCCCCAACGTCAAGGTCCGCTACGTGAACTCCGAGGAGTTCACCAACGACTTCATCAACAGCATCCGCGACGACAAGGCCGCCAACTTCCAACGCCGCTACCGCGACGTCGACGTCCTGCTCATCGACGACATCCAGTTCCTGCAGGGGAAGGTGCAGACCCAGGAGGAGTTCTTCCACACCTTCAACACCCTGCACAACGCCAGCAAGCAGGTCGTCATCACCAGCGACGTGCCGCCGAAGCTGCTGACCGGCTTCGAGGCCCGGATGCGCAGCCGCTTCGAGATGGGGCTGCTCACCGACGTCCAACCCCCCGACCTCGAGACCCGCATCGCCATCCTGCGCAAGAAGGCCATCCAGGAGCGCCTCAGCGTCCCCGACGACGTGCACGAGTTCATCGCCTCGCGCATCTCGACCAACATCCGCGAGCTCGAGGGCGCCCTCATCCGCGTCACGGCCTTCGCCAGCCTGAACCGCCAGCCGGTCGACATGAGCCTGGCCGAGATCGTGCTGCGCGACCTCATCCCCGACGACTCCACCAGCCAGGTCACGCCGGCGACGATCATCGCCCAGACGGCCGCCTACTTCGGGCTGACCATCGAGGACCTCCAGGGCCAGTCGCGCAGCCGGGTGCTCGTCACCGCCCGCCAGATCGCCATGTACCTGTGCCGCGAGCTCACCGACCTCTCGCTGCCCAAGATCGGCCAGCAGTTCGGCGGCCGCGACCACACCACGGTGATGCACGCCGAGAAGAAGATCCGCCAGCTGATGGCCGAGCGGCGCGCCATCTACAACCAGGTCACCGAGCTGACCAACCGGATCAAGCAGCAGTCGCGCTGACGCACGCCGTCCCCCGTCGGACACGGTTCGTCCACAGCCGAACCTTCGACAACCCCCCGCTCCTCCCCACCCCGTCCACAGGACGAGCCCCGCCACGGTCGAGCGCCGGGCCCGCCCGACACGCACGGACGCAGGCCGCCACCGGCCCGGCCGCGGCCGACAACCTTAGACAACGGTCATCCACCCATGGGTACAAGCCTGTGGAAAACTCCGGCCCCAGCCGTCCCACCAGCGCCCGAGGCCCCCAGTTGTCCACAGGCCCTGTGGACGGCTGTGGACGGACGGCGGGTCGCCGTGGACGACGCGCCGCCGGTCGGTGGACCGGATGTGAACGCCCGCTGGCCGTCAACAGGCAGCGCCCGTCGTGCACCGAGTCGTCCCGGGCCCGTCCACACCCCGGCGCGCCGCGCTGACCTGCACCGACAGCGAGTCGTCCACAGGATCCACAGCTCCTACAACAACGATGAGACCTGGAGATGAAGGGGTCCGCCCCGATCAGGTCCCTGCTGCGACCCGCCCGGGAACGAGGAGAGAACCCTCCGAGCACGGCGGGAGGAGCCATGCCGACCGGATGCAGCGACATCGGTACCGCCCCCGGTGCCGGTGCACTAATGTCATGCTCCCGTCTGCCTCGGGGGCGCCGACGAGCGCCCGTGCGGACGGGCACGATCCCGATGCACCACATGGGCGCGGCAGGCCGCGCCGGATAGGGCGGTATGCCGTGAAGTTCCGCGTCGAGCGCGACGTCCTGGCCGAGGCGGTCACCTGGGTGGCCCGCGGGCTGCCGGCCCGCCCGCCGGTCCCGGTCCTCGCCGGCATCCTCCTCGAGGCCGGCGACGACGGCACCCTCACGCTCAGCGCCTTCGACTACGAGGTCTCGGCCCGGGTCACGGTCGCCGCTGACGTCGCCGAGGCCGGCACCGTGCTCGTGCTCGGCCGGCTCCTGGCCGACATCTCGCGCAACCTGCCGGCGCGCCCGATCGACGTCTCCACCGAGGGCAACAAGGTCCAGGTCACCTGCGGTGCCTCGCGGTTCAGCCTGCTGATGATGCCGGCCGACGACTACCCCACCCTGCCGGCCAGCCCCGAGCCCACCGGCTCGGTCGACGGCCACCTCTTCACCCAGGCCGTCGCGCAGGTCTCGATCGCGGCCGACCGCGGCGACACCCTGCCGATCCTCACCGGCGTGCGGGTCGAGGTGAACGGCGACACCATGACGCTGCTCGCCACCGACCGGTACCGCCTGGCCATGCGTGAGCTGCACTGGAACCCCACCGCCACCGACGTCGACCACGTGGTCCTCATCCCGGCCCGCACCCTCAGCGAGACCGCCCGCAGCCTCGGCGCCAGCGGCTCGA
Proteins encoded in this window:
- the dnaA gene encoding chromosomal replication initiator protein DnaA encodes the protein MTELWTATLEALDDDGIPVQQRAFLGLARLVGLLDDTALIAVPNDFTKDQVETRLRDRVTHVLSERLGRDVRLAVTVDPSLADLPLDGREPGAGSAADDAADHNDPGHDQRAADRRQQIHDLELIDDDESGAGRDHHGRPALVEVPGMRRPRPGTQVPEQVELTRLNPKYTFDTFVIGASNRFAHAAAVAVAEAPAKAYNPLFVYGDSGLGKTHLLHAIGHYARALFPNVKVRYVNSEEFTNDFINSIRDDKAANFQRRYRDVDVLLIDDIQFLQGKVQTQEEFFHTFNTLHNASKQVVITSDVPPKLLTGFEARMRSRFEMGLLTDVQPPDLETRIAILRKKAIQERLSVPDDVHEFIASRISTNIRELEGALIRVTAFASLNRQPVDMSLAEIVLRDLIPDDSTSQVTPATIIAQTAAYFGLTIEDLQGQSRSRVLVTARQIAMYLCRELTDLSLPKIGQQFGGRDHTTVMHAEKKIRQLMAERRAIYNQVTELTNRIKQQSR
- the yidD gene encoding membrane protein insertion efficiency factor YidD, encoding MSPGRLLAWPVLVLIKGYQRFISPLRPPTCRYYPSCSAYAVTAIERFGPLRGGWMGAARLLRCHPWAAGGVDHVPDRDPGTGRPVPGTTGSKPYAGTPAAPGSSHI
- the rpmH gene encoding 50S ribosomal protein L34; protein product: MSKRTFQPNNRRRAKTHGFRLRMRTRAGRAILAARRRKGRSELSA
- the yidC gene encoding membrane protein insertase YidC, which encodes MGDLFNSILAPIEWLVAWIMFSFHQALTAIGMPEASGWTWGLSIVGLVIVMRAAMIPLFVKQIKASRKLQLIQPEMQKIQKKYKGKTDPESRQAMTQETMDLYKKEGTNPFSSCLPILVQSPFFFGLFRVLNGLQKISTGETDPIGPITKQVASQAEKASIFGAQLSDHFLGADRLSTQIVTIVLIVLMSATTFTTQRQLMTKNMPQSALDSPFAKQQKMLLYIFPVVFAVSGVNFPIGVLIYWFTTNVWSMTQQFYVIRRMPAPGSAAERAYHERLKKKGKAIPGAPVVTEAEAAEIDETPVGQRVQPKSKKRAKGSGKVVAPGSAAVKDPAAAPAAPKTAPQQRAAGTVRSAKSGTKSGGAKKPKKSGQSSPSAG
- the dnaN gene encoding DNA polymerase III subunit beta, with the translated sequence MKFRVERDVLAEAVTWVARGLPARPPVPVLAGILLEAGDDGTLTLSAFDYEVSARVTVAADVAEAGTVLVLGRLLADISRNLPARPIDVSTEGNKVQVTCGASRFSLLMMPADDYPTLPASPEPTGSVDGHLFTQAVAQVSIAADRGDTLPILTGVRVEVNGDTMTLLATDRYRLAMRELHWNPTATDVDHVVLIPARTLSETARSLGASGSIDVALGAAAGGDGLVGFEAGRRRTTTRLLDGEYPKVSSIFPTTSDTEAVIKTSELVEAVKRVALVAERNTPVRLRFSDGQVAIEAGTGDDAQASEAVECALTGPEIEIAFNPTYLLDGLGAVGTDWSRISFTQASRPAVLSGQPEQDGEADTSYRYVLMPVRYAS
- the rnpA gene encoding ribonuclease P protein component, producing the protein MLPAPSRLRERADFATAARGRGSVRAGSRLLVVHATRTDARADSPPRVGFVVSKAVGNAVVRNRTKRRLRSLVVPLLGGTPAGVDVVVRANPAAGAATFGDLQSALNPLWHRVIGRFGSSS